One window of the Acinonyx jubatus isolate Ajub_Pintada_27869175 chromosome A2, VMU_Ajub_asm_v1.0, whole genome shotgun sequence genome contains the following:
- the ODF3L2 gene encoding outer dense fiber protein 3-like protein 2 isoform X2 yields MGTLSCNPAPRLTAECQSVQTGLRKSCGTATSENGSGPGLYVLPSTVGYVNHDCTRVVSPAYSLFRRPSPASPQDVSPGPVYFLDPKVTRFGRSCTPAYSMQGRGKSRGLEVTPGPGAYSPEKVAPVHQRTPPAFTLGSRLRPQLQDTSTPAPNTYTLPSLWGSQIFIKPSSPSYTVVGRTPPARPPQDPAEIPGPGQYESPDPNTYRQRQPAFTMLGRPRAPRPPEETPGPGTHSPEQVTMTKARAPAFTMGIRHSKRAPTMVVDTMP; encoded by the exons atgGGGACCCTTAGCTGCAACCCTGCTCCACGGCTGACCGCTGAGTGCCAGAGTGTTCAGACCGGCTTGAGGAAGTCCTGTGGGACGGCCACCTCGGAGAACG GCTCCGGACCGGGCCTGTACGTCCTGCCGTCCACCGTGGGCTACGTCAACCACGACTGCACCAGGGTGGTCAGTCCCGCCTACTCACTCTTCCGGAGGCCCAGCCCAG CGTCTCCACAGGACGTCAGCCCTGGGCCAGTCTACTTCTTGGACCCAAAAGTCACCCGGTTTGGCCGAAGCTGCACCCCTGCTTACTCCATGCAGGGCCGGGGCAAGTCTCGGG gtctggaggtgACACCAGGCCCAGGGGCCTACAGCCCAGAGAAGGTGGCCCCTGTGCACCAGCGGACACCCCCAGCTTTCACCCTTGGCTCCCGCCTGCGCCCACAGCTCCAGGACACCTCCACCCCTGCTCCTAACACCTAtaccctgccctccctctggggTTCCCAGATATTCATTAAGCCCAGCAGCCCCAGCTACACAGTGGTGGGCCGCACGCCCCCCGCCCGTCCCCCTCAGGACCCTGCTGAGATCCCAGGCCCGGGCCAGTACGAGAGCCCCGACCCCAACACCTACCGTCAGCGCCAGCCCGCCTTCACCATGCTGGGCCGGCCCCGTGCCCCCCGGCCCCCAGAGGAGACTCCTGGCCCTGGCACCCACAGCCCTGAGCAGGTCACCATGACCAAAGCCCGGGCGCCAGCGTTCACCATGGGCATCCGCCACTCCAAACGCGCTCCCACCATGGTTGTGGACACCATGCCCTGA
- the ODF3L2 gene encoding outer dense fiber protein 3-like protein 2 isoform X1: MQGRGKSRGLEVTPGPGAYSPEKVAPVHQRTPPAFTLGSRLRPQLQDTSTPAPNTYTLPSLWGSQIFIKPSSPSYTVVGRTPPARPPQDPAEIPGPGQYESPDPNTYRQRQPAFTMLGRPRAPRPPEETPGPGTHSPEQVTMTKARAPAFTMGIRHSKRAPTMVVDTMP, encoded by the exons ATGCAGGGCCGGGGCAAGTCTCGGG gtctggaggtgACACCAGGCCCAGGGGCCTACAGCCCAGAGAAGGTGGCCCCTGTGCACCAGCGGACACCCCCAGCTTTCACCCTTGGCTCCCGCCTGCGCCCACAGCTCCAGGACACCTCCACCCCTGCTCCTAACACCTAtaccctgccctccctctggggTTCCCAGATATTCATTAAGCCCAGCAGCCCCAGCTACACAGTGGTGGGCCGCACGCCCCCCGCCCGTCCCCCTCAGGACCCTGCTGAGATCCCAGGCCCGGGCCAGTACGAGAGCCCCGACCCCAACACCTACCGTCAGCGCCAGCCCGCCTTCACCATGCTGGGCCGGCCCCGTGCCCCCCGGCCCCCAGAGGAGACTCCTGGCCCTGGCACCCACAGCCCTGAGCAGGTCACCATGACCAAAGCCCGGGCGCCAGCGTTCACCATGGGCATCCGCCACTCCAAACGCGCTCCCACCATGGTTGTGGACACCATGCCCTGA